One part of the Polyangiaceae bacterium genome encodes these proteins:
- a CDS encoding pyridoxal-5'-phosphate-dependent protein subunit beta, whose amino-acid sequence MTRLGIEERIVDDSTLERTAARFRERGITLPTFAELSDPRRIGPSVVEKLATIGPDESHPLNLFRVHWYNDETAARFRDTPAHVVLPSSLTGVRARIVVALGDRFPLIRAHKVLAAYACLVPRLVTGQFDPTFHRALWPSTGNYCRGGVAISKILGCRGVAILPEGMSQERFRWLEQWVEDPAADIVKTRGKESDVKEIYDACEFLERQDPANVVFNQFCEFGNHLAHRLVTGSALGRIFEALREKQPNLQLAAFVSATGSAGTIGAGDYLKDRFGSRIVAAEALECPTMLYNGFGSHNIQGIGDKHVPLIHNVMNTDIVTAISDAATDRLFVLFNDPVGRAYLAERCGISPDIISQLGSFGISSICNVLGAIKVARYFDLGDDDVIMTIATDGASMYTSECPRILGERYGGRFDDRSAAQAFGEDILGADVDHLLELRHVDRTRIFNLGYFTWVEQRGVSLADFEARRQQAFWRALEKLPARWDELIRELNGRIGGRE is encoded by the coding sequence ATGACTCGGCTCGGAATCGAGGAGCGAATCGTCGACGACTCTACGCTCGAGCGCACGGCAGCCAGGTTTCGTGAGCGAGGCATTACGCTTCCGACATTTGCCGAGCTATCGGATCCGCGGCGTATTGGGCCGTCGGTCGTGGAGAAGCTCGCGACCATTGGGCCGGACGAATCACATCCGTTGAATTTGTTTCGCGTGCATTGGTACAACGACGAAACGGCGGCGCGATTTCGCGACACGCCGGCACACGTCGTGTTGCCATCGTCGCTTACCGGAGTGCGTGCACGTATCGTCGTTGCGCTGGGTGATCGTTTTCCACTCATTCGTGCACACAAGGTTCTCGCGGCGTACGCGTGCCTCGTTCCGCGCCTCGTCACAGGCCAATTCGACCCCACGTTTCATCGAGCGCTCTGGCCTTCCACGGGCAACTATTGTCGTGGAGGTGTAGCGATATCGAAGATACTCGGTTGTCGTGGCGTTGCCATTCTCCCCGAAGGAATGAGCCAAGAGCGATTCAGGTGGCTCGAGCAATGGGTGGAGGATCCGGCGGCGGACATCGTGAAGACGCGCGGCAAAGAAAGCGACGTGAAAGAAATTTACGATGCGTGCGAATTTCTCGAGCGGCAAGATCCGGCAAACGTCGTTTTTAATCAATTCTGTGAATTCGGTAATCATCTTGCGCATCGTCTGGTGACCGGCAGCGCCTTGGGGCGCATATTCGAAGCGCTGCGCGAAAAGCAGCCAAATCTACAATTGGCGGCGTTCGTGTCGGCAACCGGTTCGGCGGGCACGATTGGAGCCGGCGACTATTTGAAGGATCGCTTCGGGAGTCGCATCGTCGCAGCCGAAGCGCTCGAATGTCCCACGATGCTTTACAATGGATTCGGTTCGCACAACATCCAAGGCATTGGCGACAAGCACGTTCCGCTCATTCACAACGTCATGAATACGGATATCGTCACGGCCATTTCGGACGCGGCGACCGATAGATTGTTCGTTCTGTTCAACGATCCGGTTGGACGCGCATACTTGGCCGAACGTTGTGGCATTTCGCCCGACATCATCTCGCAGTTGGGGTCCTTCGGCATTTCATCCATCTGCAATGTTCTCGGCGCGATCAAAGTGGCCCGTTATTTCGACCTCGGCGACGACGACGTCATCATGACGATCGCAACCGACGGAGCGAGCATGTATACGAGTGAATGCCCGCGCATTCTGGGCGAACGTTACGGCGGCCGTTTCGATGATCGATCGGCGGCGCAGGCATTTGGCGAAGACATTCTCGGGGCAGACGTCGATCACCTCCTCGAATTGAGACACGTCGATCGTACGCGTATCTTCAATTTGGGCTACTTTACATGGGTCGAACAGCGTGGAGTTTCGCTTGCCGACTTCGAGGCGCGGCGTCAACAAGCGTTCTGGCGAGCACTCGAAAAGCTCCCGGCACGCTGGGACGAGCTCATTCGCGAGCTGAACGGGCGCATTGGGGGGCGTGAATGA
- a CDS encoding pyridoxal-phosphate dependent enzyme, translated as MTRSMLVCSGCGYELPKLRDMPLGFRCAHAEGEATIDHVLARKLGDAGQLQPCLGETNPFLRFRHFDHVYLAAQHAGLSDQQYVDIVQRLDDAIASVDGHGFRVTPYGKAELLGCAMGFSGQGGIWIKNETGNVSGSHKGRHLFSALVHLEVVRALALADVSAELVIASCGNAALAAAVLARAAQRTLRVFVPEDADAVVLSQIRSLGAQIEVCPREPGVLGDPTYRRFREAIRSGGIPFSCQGPDQALAIQGGKTIAWEMIHSDEPAPERVFVQVGGGALASAVFSTFEEAVALSKIESLPRLHAVQTQGCFPLARAYTRLMSDIERRYSLQLPEDEEARAAFLRDVLGSAGIEDVVRYAARNRAQFMQPWEETPHSIAHGILDDETYDWLAIVRAMLLSAGFPIIVEDGDIQHALDVGRRETGIDVCATGAASLAGAYVLARARPSVLGERVTVLFTGRRRDSN; from the coding sequence ATGACGCGGTCGATGCTGGTTTGTTCTGGCTGCGGCTACGAATTGCCAAAACTTCGCGACATGCCGCTCGGATTTCGGTGTGCACACGCCGAGGGCGAAGCGACGATCGATCACGTGCTCGCGCGAAAGCTCGGCGATGCGGGGCAATTGCAGCCATGTTTAGGCGAGACAAACCCATTTCTGCGGTTTCGCCATTTTGACCATGTATATCTTGCGGCGCAACACGCCGGTTTGTCCGACCAGCAGTATGTGGACATTGTTCAGCGGCTCGATGATGCCATCGCGAGCGTCGATGGTCATGGATTCCGCGTGACACCGTATGGCAAAGCCGAGCTGCTCGGATGCGCCATGGGTTTTTCTGGGCAAGGTGGTATTTGGATAAAGAACGAAACGGGAAATGTTTCCGGTTCACACAAGGGTCGGCATTTGTTTTCGGCGCTCGTGCACCTCGAAGTCGTCCGCGCGCTTGCTTTGGCTGATGTTTCCGCGGAGCTCGTCATTGCGAGTTGTGGCAATGCCGCTCTGGCAGCGGCGGTGCTTGCGCGAGCGGCGCAGCGGACGCTACGCGTATTCGTGCCGGAAGATGCCGACGCTGTGGTTTTGTCGCAAATACGGTCTCTTGGAGCGCAAATTGAAGTGTGCCCACGGGAGCCGGGCGTTCTGGGGGATCCGACGTATCGTCGTTTTCGCGAAGCGATTCGTTCGGGCGGCATCCCATTTTCATGTCAAGGCCCCGACCAAGCACTGGCGATTCAAGGTGGCAAAACGATCGCTTGGGAAATGATTCATTCGGACGAACCTGCGCCCGAGCGGGTTTTCGTGCAGGTGGGTGGCGGTGCGCTGGCCAGTGCGGTTTTCTCGACATTCGAGGAGGCCGTAGCATTGTCGAAAATCGAATCGTTGCCGCGCCTTCACGCCGTGCAAACGCAAGGATGTTTTCCGTTGGCGCGAGCATACACGCGTCTTATGAGCGACATCGAACGGCGTTATTCGCTGCAGTTACCCGAAGACGAAGAGGCGCGGGCGGCATTCTTACGCGACGTGCTTGGTTCCGCGGGCATCGAAGACGTCGTGCGATATGCAGCGCGCAATCGTGCGCAATTCATGCAGCCGTGGGAGGAGACACCGCATAGCATTGCGCATGGAATTTTGGACGACGAAACCTACGATTGGCTTGCGATCGTGCGCGCAATGCTGCTTTCCGCCGGTTTTCCCATCATCGTCGAGGATGGTGACATTCAACATGCGCTCGACGTGGGACGTCGTGAAACGGGTATCGACGTGTGTGCGACGGGCGCTGCGTCGCTCGCGGGCGCGTATGTGCTCGCGCGAGCGCGTCCTTCTGTGCTGGGCGAGCGTGTGACGGTGCTTTTTACGGGGCGCCGTCGCGATTCGAATTAA
- the ygeW gene encoding knotted carbamoyltransferase YgeW: MNVFDDVQEKIDRIQKIGCSLEKRDFLATWDHDEDTIRWVLLASEILEDLVRLGISTRFFDRGLGMSIFRDKSTRTRYAFKSACNLLGLATEELDEATSQIGHGETTRETAAMIGFLTEVFGIRDDMYLGEGHFYMTEVAASLAEAHRAGALMGRPSVINLQSDLDHPTQSLADLRHLAHVFGGLAGLRGRKIAMSWAYSPSYGKPLSVPQGIVGLLSRFGMHVRLAYPPGYELAELPLEKAQAFAAESGGSVQVTHSMDDAFDGADIVYPKSWAPFAIMEERTKRLRAGRMDHTKELETEALAQNAKHVDWTCTAARMERTSGRKALYMHCLPADVSGLSCERGEVDRDVFEDARINTYKQASYKPFVIASLILGMRIRQPAASLARLLQAGEAAFAARKTRPSSIPPPPSRRF, translated from the coding sequence ATGAACGTATTCGACGACGTGCAAGAAAAAATCGACCGTATTCAAAAGATTGGCTGTAGCCTCGAAAAGCGTGATTTCCTTGCCACGTGGGATCACGACGAGGACACCATTCGATGGGTGCTTTTGGCCTCCGAAATCCTGGAGGACCTCGTCAGATTGGGCATATCGACACGCTTTTTCGATCGCGGCCTGGGAATGAGCATCTTCCGCGACAAGTCCACTCGAACACGTTATGCATTCAAGTCCGCGTGTAATCTGCTCGGTCTGGCCACCGAAGAGCTCGATGAAGCGACGAGTCAAATAGGGCATGGCGAAACGACCCGCGAAACCGCTGCCATGATTGGTTTCTTGACCGAAGTATTCGGCATTCGTGACGACATGTATCTTGGCGAGGGGCATTTCTACATGACGGAAGTGGCGGCGTCGCTGGCTGAAGCGCATCGCGCCGGCGCGCTCATGGGTAGGCCGTCCGTCATCAATTTGCAGAGCGATTTGGACCACCCGACGCAATCACTCGCGGATTTGCGTCATCTCGCGCATGTTTTCGGGGGCCTGGCAGGCCTGCGCGGGCGTAAAATCGCTATGAGTTGGGCGTATTCGCCAAGTTATGGCAAACCGCTGAGCGTTCCGCAAGGCATCGTTGGCCTGTTATCGAGGTTTGGAATGCACGTTCGCCTGGCGTATCCGCCCGGCTACGAATTAGCCGAATTGCCGCTGGAAAAGGCGCAAGCATTCGCCGCTGAAAGTGGCGGTTCGGTGCAAGTCACCCATTCGATGGACGATGCCTTCGACGGAGCGGACATCGTTTACCCGAAATCGTGGGCACCATTTGCAATCATGGAAGAGCGCACGAAACGACTCCGCGCTGGGCGAATGGACCACACAAAGGAGCTCGAAACAGAAGCGTTGGCGCAGAATGCAAAACACGTCGATTGGACGTGCACTGCGGCGCGCATGGAGCGCACGAGCGGCCGCAAAGCCCTCTACATGCATTGCTTGCCCGCTGATGTGTCGGGACTATCGTGCGAACGCGGTGAGGTCGATCGAGACGTATTCGAGGACGCTCGAATCAATACCTACAAGCAAGCCAGCTACAAGCCCTTCGTCATTGCCTCGCTCATACTGGGCATGCGCATTCGCCAGCCGGCTGCATCGCTCGCTCGATTGCTGCAAGCAGGAGAAGCTGCATTTGCCGCCCGCAAGACCCGGCCATCCAGCATTCCGCCGCCCCCGTCGAGACGTTTTTAA
- a CDS encoding YgeY family selenium metabolism-linked hydrolase yields MTSAIAERADKYTDDMVQFLRDMIAIPSESGDEERVVRRAAEEMERAGFDEVKIDGFGNVLGRVGSGKTIIALDAHLDTVGIGDRSTFRFDPYAGIIENGIIFGRGASDQEGGMAAAVHGARIAKELGLLDGVSLWVTGTVMEEDCDGLCWQYILREGVLRPDVVISTEATNLAVYRGHRGRMEVEVRTQGRSAHGSAPERGINAIYKMAPIIEDIARHNDDLVRGADPFLGKGSVTISAIRSTSPSLCAVADSCTIHLDRRLTKGETEQIALDAIAKLPSVMQANAELSVLDYSRPTWRGLVYPTRKYYPTWLLEENHPAIRAALAAGQGALGKTPGVGKWTFSTNGIATAGMFGIPTLGFGPGNEVHAHTPEDQCPIDHLTIAAKFYAAFSAAFVAEPRG; encoded by the coding sequence ATGACGAGCGCCATTGCCGAACGTGCCGATAAGTACACCGACGACATGGTGCAATTTCTTCGTGATATGATTGCCATTCCCTCGGAGAGCGGTGACGAGGAACGTGTCGTACGTCGGGCCGCCGAAGAAATGGAGCGCGCCGGATTCGACGAGGTCAAAATCGATGGTTTTGGTAATGTGCTCGGGCGAGTAGGTTCCGGAAAGACCATCATCGCCTTGGACGCTCACCTCGATACCGTCGGCATCGGGGACCGCTCGACATTTCGATTCGACCCCTATGCCGGCATCATTGAAAACGGAATCATTTTTGGCCGAGGAGCGAGCGATCAGGAAGGGGGAATGGCCGCCGCCGTACACGGCGCACGTATTGCCAAAGAACTGGGCCTTTTGGATGGCGTTTCGCTTTGGGTAACCGGCACGGTCATGGAGGAAGATTGTGATGGATTGTGCTGGCAATACATCCTGCGCGAGGGCGTGCTCCGGCCGGACGTCGTCATCAGCACCGAAGCGACGAACCTCGCCGTATATCGCGGCCATCGCGGACGCATGGAGGTCGAAGTGCGAACGCAGGGCCGAAGCGCGCACGGTTCGGCGCCCGAACGCGGCATCAATGCAATTTACAAAATGGCGCCCATCATCGAAGACATCGCTCGGCACAATGATGACCTCGTTCGAGGCGCCGACCCATTTCTCGGAAAAGGATCCGTCACGATTTCCGCGATCCGATCGACATCACCGTCGCTTTGCGCCGTTGCCGATAGCTGCACGATTCATCTCGACCGACGGCTCACCAAAGGTGAAACGGAACAAATTGCGCTCGATGCAATTGCCAAGCTACCCTCCGTCATGCAAGCAAACGCAGAGCTTTCCGTGCTCGATTATTCGCGTCCCACCTGGCGCGGGCTCGTCTATCCCACACGAAAATATTACCCGACGTGGCTGCTCGAAGAAAACCATCCCGCCATTCGAGCGGCCCTCGCGGCCGGTCAAGGGGCGCTCGGGAAAACGCCCGGCGTTGGGAAATGGACGTTCTCGACAAACGGGATTGCCACCGCGGGCATGTTTGGTATCCCGACGCTCGGGTTCGGCCCGGGCAACGAAGTGCATGCCCACACGCCCGAGGATCAGTGCCCCATCGATCACTTGACAATCGCTGCAAAGTTTTATGCAGCATTTTCTGCCGCATTCGTGGCCGAACCACGCGGATGA
- a CDS encoding RDD family protein, producing the protein MNYGDDQNPYAPPTQFDQAVTSSGDDEDEVQFPAEPFDRFLARLVDGLLALCLIVPWMILLLAIDVLTVEDLKDKFFARLMIMPAALPLSIYQWMLISRTGQTIGKKWMRIRVVKLDGSPVSFGDGVAMREWVTQAINFIPCVGPLVNLVGYLMIFGEGRRCLHDRIAGTKVIKTLAG; encoded by the coding sequence ATGAACTACGGGGACGATCAAAATCCTTATGCTCCGCCGACGCAATTCGATCAGGCGGTGACATCATCGGGTGACGACGAGGACGAGGTGCAATTTCCGGCTGAGCCGTTCGATCGGTTTCTCGCCCGACTCGTCGACGGGCTTTTGGCCCTCTGCCTCATCGTTCCCTGGATGATATTGCTCCTTGCCATCGACGTACTTACCGTCGAGGACCTCAAGGACAAATTCTTCGCGCGGTTGATGATCATGCCGGCCGCTCTGCCGCTCTCCATTTACCAATGGATGCTGATTTCACGCACCGGACAAACCATTGGCAAAAAATGGATGCGCATTCGCGTGGTCAAACTCGACGGTTCCCCCGTGAGCTTTGGCGATGGCGTCGCCATGCGCGAGTGGGTCACGCAGGCCATCAATTTCATTCCTTGTGTGGGACCGCTCGTCAATCTCGTCGGGTATTTGATGATTTTCGGCGAGGGGCGCCGCTGCCTGCACGATCGAATCGCGGGCACGAAGGTCATCAAGACGCTGGCGGGTTGA
- a CDS encoding carbamate kinase, whose product MNSRKVAVVALGGNALLRAGEVATSEVQTARAEQAAHCIAELITTGFRVVIIHGNGPQVGNLLLQMESAAARVPPSPLDVAVAATQGTMGYLLERALRNELSRRAVSAEVTTLLTLVEVDPADPAFVHPEKPVGPVLSPERARHMRVVEHASIVEERGRGFRKTVPSPLPISLVEAGILRTLVDAGIIVMAGGGGGIPVVREQNGVLRGIEAVIDKDRTAVLLARAVRATHLVILTEVEYVEEHFGQVNATPILKANASRMRELLERGEFPPGNMGPKIEAALDFLKTGGEEVIITSLEALPRQVGTHILP is encoded by the coding sequence ATGAATTCGCGTAAAGTCGCCGTCGTCGCGCTGGGGGGCAATGCGCTTCTTCGCGCTGGCGAAGTGGCGACGTCCGAAGTGCAAACGGCGCGTGCCGAGCAAGCGGCGCACTGCATTGCAGAGCTCATAACGACAGGTTTTCGCGTCGTCATCATTCATGGGAATGGTCCGCAAGTGGGCAATTTGCTGCTGCAAATGGAGTCTGCGGCCGCGCGTGTCCCGCCGAGTCCGCTCGATGTGGCGGTTGCCGCAACCCAGGGCACGATGGGATACTTGCTCGAACGAGCGCTGCGTAACGAGCTATCGAGGCGTGCAGTTTCAGCGGAAGTCACGACCCTTCTCACGCTCGTCGAAGTCGATCCGGCAGATCCCGCATTCGTGCATCCGGAAAAACCCGTGGGACCGGTCCTCTCACCCGAGCGAGCTCGTCACATGCGCGTCGTCGAACATGCGTCGATCGTCGAGGAACGAGGGCGGGGTTTTCGCAAAACCGTGCCGTCACCATTACCCATTTCCCTCGTCGAGGCGGGCATTTTGCGCACGCTCGTCGATGCTGGAATCATCGTCATGGCGGGCGGAGGTGGCGGCATTCCCGTCGTACGCGAGCAAAACGGGGTTTTACGTGGTATCGAAGCCGTCATCGACAAGGATCGCACGGCCGTGCTACTTGCGCGTGCAGTGCGCGCCACGCATCTCGTCATTCTCACGGAAGTCGAATACGTAGAGGAGCATTTTGGCCAAGTCAATGCGACACCCATTTTGAAAGCGAATGCCTCGCGCATGCGCGAATTGCTCGAGCGCGGCGAATTTCCGCCCGGCAACATGGGTCCGAAAATCGAAGCGGCGCTCGATTTTTTGAAAACCGGGGGAGAAGAGGTCATCATTACATCACTCGAAGCTTTGCCGCGCCAGGTAGGCACACACATTCTTCCGTGA
- the xdh gene encoding selenium-dependent xanthine dehydrogenase: MHSHDKDTIHFTLDGTPHVVHPRPGESLLEVLRERCGITTVKDGCRPQGQCGACLAIVNGHPRVTCTLPMDHADGAVITTLAGLPADERDRLVRAFAHGAGGGQCGFCIPAIALHATSLVKHHPEPTRKEIDRALDLHLCRCSGYAGIVRAIESYAREKRGGEKALGPADGGVGAPSARIGAAEQVLGEKQFVADMSREGMLHGAVVLSAHARAKILNIDTTRARALPGVVTVVTAEDVPAERYQGLLERDWPVFIAMGEEARCVGDVLAAIAAEDLATAREAARLVHVEYEVLEPVVDPAVALEAAHRINPKHENLLGRTGIRRGNASDALAQSRHVARGIFTTQRIEHLFLEPECALAEMLPDGRVCVHSQGQGVYDDRRQIASMLGLPEDRVVVRLVPNGGAFGGKEDLSIQAHAALLAWKTGRPVKLPLDREQSIRMHPKRHPMRLEYEVGCDVEGHLTAVRAYILGDSGAYASVGAKVLERAAGHAAGAYHVPHVDVLAMAAYTNNPPSGAMRGFGVPQVTFALEACIDELAAMTGLDRWEIRYRNAVRVGDPVTTGQILKKSVGIERCLLAVKPAWDEARKNNRAVGIACGIKNSGIGNGVPERGRVLLRVENDATISLFNGFTEMGQGLFTVLAQIAAEVTSLPLATFRPRVDTDVPCDTGQTTASRGALLSGRAAEIAAKKLKEALGAGKTLVELAGQWFYGEHQITDTTPIDTYAAEPKTHTTYGFAAQVVLLDEEGRIERVVAAHDVGRALNPAFCKGQIEGAIHMGLGYALTEELACEKGMPTTFWLRDLGVLRARDMPEVEVILVEEAEPEGPFGAKGIGEIGLVPTAAAVASALYAADGIRRRELPLKESTAAKAMSVGPHHAHHHPPPSERMFFRKGGH; the protein is encoded by the coding sequence ATGCATTCTCATGACAAGGATACAATCCACTTCACGCTCGATGGCACCCCCCATGTCGTGCATCCTCGCCCAGGTGAATCGTTGCTCGAGGTTTTACGGGAGCGTTGTGGTATCACGACGGTGAAAGATGGGTGTCGACCGCAGGGACAATGCGGCGCTTGTCTTGCCATCGTGAATGGGCATCCGCGTGTCACGTGCACGCTGCCGATGGATCACGCCGATGGTGCCGTCATTACGACGCTCGCAGGTTTGCCCGCGGATGAACGCGACCGATTGGTTCGCGCTTTTGCGCACGGCGCCGGCGGTGGTCAATGCGGATTTTGTATTCCCGCCATTGCGCTGCACGCAACATCGCTCGTGAAGCACCATCCCGAACCGACACGCAAAGAAATCGACCGCGCACTGGATTTGCATCTGTGCCGTTGTTCAGGATATGCGGGCATCGTTCGAGCCATCGAATCGTACGCTCGGGAAAAACGTGGCGGCGAAAAGGCGCTCGGTCCCGCGGATGGGGGCGTGGGTGCGCCGTCCGCAAGAATCGGTGCGGCAGAGCAGGTGCTTGGTGAGAAACAGTTTGTCGCGGATATGTCTCGCGAAGGTATGCTTCATGGAGCGGTGGTGTTGTCGGCGCACGCCCGAGCAAAAATATTGAATATCGATACGACGAGAGCGCGCGCTCTGCCTGGTGTCGTGACCGTCGTGACGGCAGAAGACGTTCCGGCCGAGCGCTACCAGGGGCTTCTCGAACGGGATTGGCCCGTATTCATAGCCATGGGTGAAGAGGCGCGATGCGTGGGCGACGTGCTTGCGGCCATTGCGGCGGAAGATCTTGCCACCGCGCGTGAAGCAGCGCGGCTCGTGCATGTCGAATACGAAGTGCTCGAACCCGTCGTCGATCCGGCCGTGGCGCTCGAAGCTGCACACCGAATCAACCCAAAGCACGAAAATCTTTTGGGCCGAACCGGCATTCGTCGTGGAAATGCATCGGACGCATTGGCCCAGAGCCGTCATGTCGCTCGAGGTATTTTTACGACGCAACGAATCGAGCATCTTTTTCTCGAGCCGGAATGCGCGCTTGCCGAAATGCTTCCCGATGGTCGAGTGTGCGTCCATTCCCAGGGTCAAGGGGTTTATGACGACCGGCGGCAGATTGCATCCATGCTTGGCCTTCCGGAGGATCGCGTCGTCGTGCGGCTCGTGCCGAATGGCGGTGCATTTGGCGGCAAAGAGGACCTCTCGATTCAGGCGCACGCCGCACTTTTGGCATGGAAAACGGGTCGTCCGGTAAAACTGCCGCTCGATCGCGAACAGTCCATTCGCATGCATCCGAAGCGGCACCCGATGCGTCTCGAATACGAGGTGGGTTGCGACGTCGAGGGGCATCTCACGGCCGTGCGAGCTTATATTCTGGGCGATAGCGGCGCGTATGCTTCCGTCGGGGCCAAGGTGCTCGAACGCGCCGCCGGTCATGCTGCGGGAGCTTATCATGTTCCGCATGTGGACGTATTGGCAATGGCAGCGTACACGAACAACCCTCCGAGCGGCGCAATGCGCGGTTTTGGTGTCCCACAAGTAACGTTTGCGCTCGAAGCGTGCATCGACGAGCTTGCCGCGATGACGGGACTCGATAGGTGGGAGATTCGGTATCGTAATGCCGTTCGTGTGGGCGATCCCGTGACGACGGGGCAAATCTTGAAAAAGTCCGTCGGCATCGAGCGATGTCTATTGGCAGTCAAACCAGCGTGGGACGAAGCCAGGAAAAACAATCGAGCGGTCGGGATTGCGTGCGGGATCAAAAATTCGGGTATTGGCAATGGTGTGCCCGAACGAGGTCGAGTGCTGCTCCGTGTCGAGAACGACGCGACCATTTCATTGTTCAACGGTTTTACCGAAATGGGCCAAGGGCTCTTTACTGTGCTTGCACAGATTGCCGCGGAAGTAACGAGTTTGCCTCTCGCGACATTCCGCCCGCGTGTGGATACGGACGTTCCTTGCGATACGGGACAAACCACGGCGTCACGCGGAGCGCTCTTGTCGGGACGGGCCGCCGAAATAGCTGCGAAGAAATTGAAGGAAGCGCTCGGTGCGGGGAAAACGCTTGTCGAGCTCGCGGGGCAATGGTTTTACGGAGAACATCAGATTACGGACACGACGCCCATCGATACATACGCTGCCGAGCCCAAGACGCATACGACGTACGGATTTGCCGCGCAGGTCGTTTTGCTCGATGAAGAAGGGCGCATCGAGCGAGTCGTTGCGGCGCACGATGTGGGGCGTGCATTGAATCCCGCATTTTGCAAGGGACAAATCGAGGGGGCCATTCACATGGGGCTCGGTTATGCGCTCACCGAAGAGCTCGCATGCGAAAAGGGAATGCCTACGACGTTTTGGCTGCGTGACTTGGGCGTCTTGCGCGCGCGTGACATGCCCGAGGTCGAAGTCATTCTCGTGGAAGAGGCGGAGCCGGAGGGGCCGTTTGGTGCGAAAGGAATTGGCGAAATCGGGCTCGTGCCAACGGCAGCGGCGGTGGCGTCTGCTCTATACGCGGCAGATGGAATTCGGCGTCGAGAATTGCCCTTGAAGGAATCGACCGCGGCCAAGGCAATGAGCGTCGGACCGCATCATGCCCACCATCACCCGCCACCTTCCGAGCGAATGTTTTTTCGCAAAGGAGGGCATTGA
- a CDS encoding amidohydrolase family protein, whose amino-acid sequence MARIDRGFVNAHTHLYSGLSPLGLPPLDPPPRNFLDILARRWWILDRALDHDILLASARFCVANALLAGTTVLVDHHESPHCIEGSLDVIADACQDLGIRAVVCYGTSERNHGEKEALAGLEENRRFIEENQRPLVRGAVGLHASFTLGDASIRRAGDLARRLRAPIHVHVAEDMADVEDAKQRGYAGPLERLLALDALPPNSILAHGVHLTRANVQSDLANVYAWIVQNPRSNEANGVGYARVLGLEDRVALGTDGFPSNMQDERDALERIAKKDDEVSAAELVQNRLEASSRLAYEFFGARSDDHVEWDENFSARAPRSVTIAGRELVRDGNLVSGNLPSIREEAERAAARLFERMQSTGDKP is encoded by the coding sequence GTGGCTCGTATCGACCGCGGTTTCGTCAATGCGCATACGCACCTGTACAGTGGCCTTTCGCCCCTGGGTTTGCCGCCGCTCGACCCGCCGCCGCGGAATTTTCTCGACATTCTCGCGCGGCGCTGGTGGATCCTCGACCGAGCGCTCGATCACGACATCCTTCTAGCATCAGCACGGTTTTGCGTCGCGAATGCACTCCTTGCCGGTACCACCGTGCTCGTCGACCACCATGAATCTCCTCATTGCATCGAAGGTTCGCTCGATGTGATTGCCGATGCGTGCCAAGACCTCGGCATTCGCGCGGTCGTCTGTTATGGCACGAGCGAACGCAATCATGGCGAAAAAGAGGCTTTGGCGGGGCTCGAAGAAAATCGCAGATTCATTGAAGAAAACCAACGACCACTCGTGCGGGGCGCCGTGGGTTTGCATGCCTCGTTCACGCTCGGAGATGCCTCGATTCGGCGCGCGGGGGACCTTGCGCGGCGCCTGCGCGCGCCCATTCACGTGCACGTGGCCGAAGACATGGCCGACGTGGAGGATGCAAAGCAGCGTGGTTACGCAGGGCCGCTCGAAAGATTGCTCGCGCTGGATGCTCTTCCGCCGAATTCGATTCTTGCGCACGGCGTTCACTTGACGCGTGCGAATGTGCAAAGCGACCTTGCCAACGTGTATGCGTGGATCGTTCAAAATCCTCGTTCGAACGAAGCAAATGGCGTAGGATATGCTCGCGTTTTGGGCCTCGAGGATCGCGTAGCGCTTGGTACGGATGGTTTTCCGTCGAATATGCAAGACGAACGGGACGCGCTCGAGCGAATAGCGAAAAAAGATGACGAAGTTTCTGCGGCAGAGCTCGTGCAGAATCGTCTCGAGGCGTCGTCTCGTCTTGCGTACGAATTTTTCGGCGCGCGTAGCGATGATCACGTCGAATGGGACGAAAATTTCAGTGCTCGCGCGCCGCGGAGCGTCACCATTGCAGGACGCGAATTGGTTCGGGATGGCAACCTCGTGTCGGGGAATTTGCCATCCATTCGCGAAGAAGCCGAGCGCGCGGCAGCGCGGCTTTTCGAGCGAATGCAATCGACGGGAGACAAACCATGA